The Rhododendron vialii isolate Sample 1 chromosome 6a, ASM3025357v1 genome includes a window with the following:
- the LOC131329165 gene encoding G-type lectin S-receptor-like serine/threonine-protein kinase At2g19130 encodes MQKMSPKYNIQWLFHLLVPLFIISLNTHLSKGLDTIYSGQSLVGNQTITSRDGVFELGFFTPGNSQNYYIGIWYKSAPNKTVVWVANRNQPISNPFSSELKLFGNGNLVLLDQSKTRIWSTNSTSYTSNSTIGILLDNGNFVLRERLDFSNVIWQSFDYPTDTWLPGGKVGFNRLSNEKQSLTSWKSSENPEGSLFSVEVEPNSSHILLWNGTKSYWTSGVWNGKVFSLVTEIALNYYIKNLTYVSNENESYFTYEAGFPTFFTRFVLDVTGQLKQYVWGKDFPQWSLFWTRPFLQCEVYNFCGSFSCCNQNVPICACIEGFRPNRPAAWQLGDHSDGCVRETPLQCDPNRGNDSNDTFVVVENTKFPGNSEEIVSAGNVEECQVACLRNCSCTAYAYDNGCLIWKNALFNLQRFQSSDGSGRDIHVRVAGSNVVVTGTNKPKTKKKTKWIVLGATGVFLTLSGITLAIMWKRSKRGKGSGVGAVEDSLVVFKFRDIRNATKNFTEKLGEGGFGSVFKGTLPNSYVVAVKSLKSLKQEGEKQFRAEVSTLGMIQHINLVHLRGFCIQGTKRFLVYDCMPNGSLESHLFNKSSSVLHWETRFNIAIGTARGLTYLHEKCRDCIIHCDIKPENILLDSENTPKVADFGLAKLMGREFSRVLTTMRGTRGYLAPEWLSGESITTKADVFSYGMLLFEIVSGRRNSEIIGEEWHEYFPFRVASKINEGNGVLMTLLDNRLEGNCDVEELKRACKVACWCIQDDEKVRPSMGQVVQILEGVSEVEIPPVPRFIRGYGDGQMQPAFVLQSISDSSNPRP; translated from the exons ATGCAGAAAATGAGTCCCAAATACAACATTCAATGGCTCTTTCATCTTCTTGTACCCCTATTCATTATCTCCCTCAATACCCATCTCTCCAAAGGATTAGATACCATCTATTCGGGCCAATCCCTTGTTGGGAACCAGACAATAACTTCACGAGATGGAGTCTTTGAGCTGGGATTTTTCACTCCAGGTAACTCTCAAAACTATTACATAGGCATATGGTACAAGAGTGCACCCAATAAAACAGTTGTTTGGGTAGCAAACAGAAACCAACCCATTTCTAATCCATTTTCCTCAGAGCTGAAACTGTTTGGAAATGGAAACTTAGTCCTACTAGACCAGTCCAAAACCCGAATTTGGTCGACGAATTCGACATCATATACTTCTAATTCAACCATTGGTATCCTTCTTGACAATGGGAACTTTGTCCTTAGAGAAAGATTGGATTTCTCTAATGTAATATGGCAGAGTTTCGACTACCCGACAGATACATGGCTGCCGGGTGGAAAAGTTGGATTCAATAGACTTAGTAATGAGAAACAGAGTCTAACTTCTTGGAAAAGTTCAGAAAATCCAGAAGGAAGTCTTTTTTCTGTTGAAGTAGAACCAAATTCAAGTCACATATTGTTGTGGAATGGGACTAAATCGTACTGGACTAGTGGAGTGTGGAATGGGAAAGTCTTTAGCCTTGTTACTGAGATAGCATTGAACTATTACATCAAAAATTTGACATACGTTTCCAATGAGAATGAAAGTTATTTCACCTATGAAGCCGGTTTCCCTACCTTTTTCACCCGGTTCGTGCTTGATGTCACCGGGCAGCTCAAGCAGTATGTTTGGGGAAAGGATTTTCCCCAGTGGAGTCTGTTCTGGACTCGGCCATTCTTGCAATGTGAAGTTTACAACTTCTGTGGATCATTTAGTTGTTGCAACCAGAATGTACCGATTTGCGCTTGCATTGAAGGGTTCAGACCGAACCGTCCGGCTGCTTGGCAATTAGGAGATCACTCAGATGGGTGTGTGAGGGAAACTCCTTTGCAATGTGATCCAAACAGAGGAAATGACTCAAATGACACATTTGTTGTGGTGGAAAATACCAAATTTCCAGGCAATTCGGAAGAAATTGTATCTGCAGGGAACGTAGAGGAGTGCCAAGTAGCTTGCCTGAGAAACTGTTCTTGCACTGCTTATGCTTATGACAACGGgtgtttgatttggaaaaatgcTCTTTTCAATCTACAACGATTTCAATCAAGTGATGGGAGTGGAAGAGATATTCATGTTAGAGTAGCAGGATCCAATGTGGTGGTAACTGGGACTAATAAGCCCAAGACAAAGAAAAAGACTAAATGGATTGTTTTGGGGGCAACTGGGGTGTTTTTGACACTTTCTGGCATTACATTGGCGATTATGTGGAAGCGGAGTAAGAGAGGTAAGGGAAGTGGTGTTGGGGCAGTTGAGGATTCTTTGGTGGTGTTCAAGTTTCGCGACATAAGAAATGCAACAAAGAATTTTACGGAAAAGCTTGGGGAAGGCGGGTTTGGATCTGTTTTCAAAGGGACATTGCCTAATTCATATGTGGTGGCTGTGAAATCATTGAAGAGCTTGAAGCAGGAAGGAGAGAAGCAGTTCCGCGCGGAAGTGAGTACCCTTGGGATGATCCAACACATCAATCTTGTTCACCTCAGAGGGTTCTGCATACAAG GTACAAAGAGATTTTTAGTCTATGATTGCATGCCGAATGGTTCTCTTGAATCCCACTTGTTCAACAAAAGTTCCAGTGTCTTACACTGGGAAACAAGATTCAACATAGCAATTGGGACTGCCAGGGGACTGACTTACCTCCACGAGAAGTGCAGAGATTGTATCATCCACTGTGACATCAAGCCCGAAAACATTCTATTGGATTCAGAAAACACCCCAAAAGTTGCTGATTTCGGGCTTGCAAAACTCATGGGGAGAGAATTCAGCCGCGTTCTGACAACAATGAGAGGAACCAGAGGCTACCTCGCACCCGAATGGTTATCAGGTGAATCAATCACAACAAAAGCCGATGTTTTCAGCTACGGAATGCTTTTATTTGAGATCGTATCAGGGAGGAGAAACAGCGAAATAATTGGCGAAGAATGGCATGAGTACTTCCCTTTTCGAGTGGCAAGTAAAATAAATGAAGGTAATGGGGTACTAATGACATTGTTGGATAACAGGTTGGAGGGAAATTGCGATGTTGAAGAGCTGAAAAGGGCTTGCAAAGTTGCTTGTTGGTGCATTCAAGATGATGAGAAGGTTAGGCCAAGTATGGGGCAGGTTGTCCAAATTCTAGAGGGAGTTTCAGAAGTAGAAATCCCTCCGGTTCCGCGGTTCATTCGAGGATATGGAGATGGCCAAATGCAGCCGGCCTTTGTTTTGCAGTCCATATCTGACAGCTCAAATCCGCGTCCATGA
- the LOC131329499 gene encoding transcription factor bHLH162-like, with protein MASGSCHSSSTPKVERRVIEKNRRNHMKSLYANLYSLLPSHASKEAVPLPDQIDEAVKYIESLEMKLKKSKEKKETLSSRKRSHSCTSEFKSPQLEIHEMGSTLDVVLITGEDDKFIFHEIIRLIHEEGAEVLNANFSVFGNSIFHAIHAKAGEFEKNVVAPRVSSRLKEFVHGSMSDVESVLPAESWEFDIEPDAWELKVPQVLPMRLY; from the exons atggcatccGGGAGCTGCCATTCTTCTTCAACTCCTAAGGTAGAGAGAAGGGTTATCGAGAAGAACAGGAGGAATCACATGAAATCTCTCTACGCTAACCTCTACTCTCTCCTCCCCAGCCATGCCTCCAAg GAGGCAGTTCCACTACCTGATCAAATAGATGAAGCTGTGAAGTACATAGAAAGTTTGGAAATGAAACTGAAAAAATCCAAGGAGAAGAAGGAAACTTTATCAAGTAGGAAAAGATCACATTCCTGCACGAGCGAATTCAAATCGCCTCAGCTCGAGATCCACGAAATGGGTTCTACACTGGATGTAGTTCTCATAACTGGGGAAGATGATAAGTTCATATTTCATGAGATTATTCGACTAATTCATGAAGAAGGTGCTGAGGTTTTGAATGCCAATTTCTCTGTGTTTGGGAACTCAATTTTCCATGCAATACATGCAAAG GCGGGGGAATTTGAGAAGAATGTTGTTGCACCGCGGGTCTCCAGCAGGCTGAAAGAGTTTGTTCATGGATCCATGAGCGACGTGGAATCAGTACTGCCAGCAGAATCATGGGAATTCGACATAGAACCTGATGCGTGGGAGTTAAAAGTTCCACAAGTATTGCCTATGCGATTATATTAA